A window of the Cystobacter fuscus genome harbors these coding sequences:
- a CDS encoding phage portal protein → MASLRTRLKAALTGLLLGPNTGRPLVHAIPLLPFSPRRGSRAVLLAYRENAWLRAVVDTVAEATATPRWRVFKPVTAKGKALAVSCKALGSGARTRDGRLERHKALSRGLERGDLVECESHELLNILESPHPEFTGRALRKLQQVHLDLVGETFLWLRRTLDGERRVAGYEVVPPHCVHQTPTDTGTHYVLTYNRFSGSVLAPEVLWLRHLDPENPYGRGTGRGLALGDELDTAESIQRARKATFVRGGLPAAVVGVDEGPAGDDKADELQAEYDEKFQKPESAGRVWFVNGKVSLSQIQQDFRALQMDEAEKGLRDYTRQTYNVSPELMGDLTSANRSTSEEAKYTLAEYAVLPRLEFQRTEYQLRLIPLVDEDAILDYEDPRPQSWERTLQVMTGAFNEGFTWNEVRAFGGYPPDPKLAGRRPRPLPGAQPVQDAPQEPRNPPPPRGPAAD, encoded by the coding sequence ATGGCCTCCCTCCGCACCCGCCTCAAGGCCGCCCTGACAGGCCTGCTGCTCGGCCCCAACACCGGGCGCCCGCTCGTCCACGCCATTCCGCTCCTCCCCTTCTCCCCGCGACGCGGCTCCCGCGCGGTGCTCCTCGCCTACCGGGAGAATGCGTGGCTGCGCGCGGTAGTGGACACGGTGGCCGAGGCCACGGCCACGCCGCGCTGGCGCGTCTTCAAGCCCGTCACCGCCAAGGGCAAGGCGCTCGCCGTCTCCTGCAAGGCATTGGGCAGCGGGGCGCGCACCCGGGACGGGAGGCTGGAGCGGCACAAGGCGCTGTCCCGGGGTCTCGAGCGCGGGGATCTGGTGGAGTGCGAGAGCCACGAGCTGCTCAACATCCTGGAGTCCCCCCACCCGGAATTCACCGGCCGGGCCCTGCGCAAGCTTCAGCAGGTGCACCTGGACCTGGTGGGAGAAACCTTCCTCTGGCTGCGCCGCACCCTGGACGGCGAGCGGCGCGTGGCGGGCTACGAGGTGGTGCCGCCCCACTGCGTGCACCAGACGCCCACCGACACGGGCACCCACTACGTCCTCACTTACAACCGATTCTCCGGCTCGGTGCTCGCGCCCGAGGTGCTCTGGCTGCGGCACCTGGATCCGGAGAACCCCTATGGCCGCGGGACGGGCCGGGGCCTCGCGCTGGGGGACGAGCTGGACACGGCCGAGAGTATTCAACGCGCGCGAAAGGCGACCTTCGTCCGGGGCGGCCTGCCGGCAGCGGTGGTGGGAGTGGACGAGGGCCCCGCCGGGGACGACAAGGCCGACGAGCTCCAGGCCGAGTACGACGAGAAATTCCAGAAGCCGGAGTCCGCCGGCCGCGTCTGGTTCGTCAACGGCAAGGTGTCCCTGTCGCAGATTCAGCAGGACTTCCGCGCGCTGCAAATGGACGAGGCGGAGAAAGGCCTGCGCGACTACACGCGGCAGACATACAACGTCTCACCCGAACTCATGGGGGACCTGACGTCCGCCAACCGCTCCACCTCGGAGGAGGCCAAGTACACCCTGGCCGAGTACGCAGTGCTGCCCCGGCTGGAGTTCCAGCGCACGGAGTACCAGCTGCGCCTGATCCCCCTCGTGGACGAGGACGCCATCCTCGACTACGAGGACCCGCGCCCCCAGAGCTGGGAGCGCACGCTCCAGGTCATGACGGGCGCCTTCAACGAGGGCTTCACCTGGAATGAGGTGCGCGCCTTCGGAGGCTATCCCCCGGATCCGAAGCTCGCCGGCAGGCGGCCGCGCCCCCTCCCCGGTGCCCAGCCCGTCCAGGACGCGCCCCAGGAGCCGCGCAACCCGCCGCCCCCGCGCGGGCCTGCGGCGGATTGA
- a CDS encoding RICIN domain-containing protein, whose product MKSSIWTKAELFRRVVSNSVLLATIGCGGVALDPSELQLLGDEAQLSNSDKPIADLSSIGRIVRLVAQHSWQCLDVLGGSRDPFTELVQYPCHGGDHQRFLIEDLGNGYHTIRAMHSGLCLDVLGGYYEPMTHVVQYPCHGGDHQQFRIEDLGNGYHAIRAKHSLQVLDVAGASHDPLARVVQYPRHGGGNQQFRIE is encoded by the coding sequence ATGAAATCTAGCATCTGGACGAAGGCAGAGCTTTTTCGCCGTGTGGTGTCGAATTCGGTACTGCTCGCCACAATCGGCTGTGGAGGAGTCGCGCTTGACCCAAGTGAATTACAGCTCCTGGGTGACGAAGCACAGCTCTCGAACAGCGACAAGCCGATCGCCGATCTGAGTTCGATTGGTAGGATCGTTAGACTTGTAGCTCAGCATAGCTGGCAGTGCCTGGATGTGCTGGGTGGGTCCCGCGATCCATTTACGGAACTCGTCCAGTATCCATGCCACGGCGGGGATCATCAGCGGTTCCTCATTGAGGACCTGGGTAATGGTTACCACACGATCAGGGCCATGCACAGTGGGCTGTGTCTGGATGTGCTGGGTGGGTACTACGAGCCAATGACTCACGTCGTCCAGTATCCATGTCACGGTGGGGACCATCAGCAATTTCGTATCGAAGACCTGGGTAATGGTTATCACGCGATTAGGGCTAAGCACAGTTTGCAAGTTTTGGATGTCGCTGGTGCGTCGCACGACCCGCTGGCGCGTGTCGTTCAGTATCCGCGGCACGGTGGTGGAAACCAGCAGTTCCGAATTGAATAG
- a CDS encoding HK97 family phage prohead protease has product MTHPFSPAMKPRATLPADSVIKSLGHLVQKSEGGKPVFRISTQVLDRHRDRVRPNSLKTEAYEGNPVLLWNHDDCEPAVGTARVFREGDEWFMEPTFDEVDELSKTVSAKVKAGTLRTCSIRFRILRYEPNAEGGLDYEEVELLEVSIVNIPANPEAHRVKSQQPKQKNDTPPPAEETPAKALEPADLDAIKAAVAEVLQPVLEKLDALAAASSKSEGGEETDTDEAGDEEEKNEEGMEMTPEEAEEMKAFFNPTPKKK; this is encoded by the coding sequence GTGACCCACCCCTTCTCTCCGGCCATGAAGCCGAGAGCCACTCTCCCAGCCGACAGCGTCATCAAGTCCCTGGGTCACCTGGTGCAGAAGTCCGAGGGCGGCAAGCCCGTCTTCCGCATCAGCACCCAGGTGCTGGACAGGCACCGCGATCGCGTCCGCCCCAACAGCCTGAAGACGGAGGCCTACGAGGGCAACCCCGTCCTGCTGTGGAACCACGACGACTGCGAGCCTGCGGTGGGCACCGCTCGTGTCTTCCGCGAGGGCGACGAGTGGTTCATGGAGCCCACCTTCGACGAGGTGGACGAGCTGTCCAAGACCGTGTCGGCGAAGGTGAAGGCCGGCACGCTGCGCACCTGCAGCATCCGCTTCCGCATCCTCCGGTACGAGCCCAACGCCGAGGGTGGGCTCGACTACGAGGAGGTGGAGCTGCTCGAGGTGTCGATCGTCAACATCCCCGCCAACCCGGAGGCACACCGCGTGAAGAGCCAGCAGCCGAAGCAGAAGAACGACACCCCGCCCCCCGCCGAGGAGACGCCCGCCAAGGCGCTCGAGCCGGCAGACCTGGATGCCATCAAGGCTGCCGTCGCCGAGGTGCTCCAGCCCGTGTTGGAGAAGCTGGACGCGCTCGCGGCCGCGAGCTCCAAGTCCGAGGGCGGAGAGGAGACGGACACTGACGAGGCGGGAGACGAGGAGGAGAAGAACGAGGAGGGCATGGAGATGACGCCCGAGGAGGCGGAGGAGATGAAGGCCTTCTTCAACCCCACCCCGAAGAAGAAGTGA